In the genome of Bacteroidales bacterium, one region contains:
- a CDS encoding glycoside hydrolase family 30 beta sandwich domain-containing protein produces MNLNAFIKMSASFRFLLPLGIVFLLLSCCNKETSGPPDPPPGPDTLGLVKVYMTKGDKSKLLNREGDLPILETGSVNWPVITIDTTARFQSMEGFGAALTGSSAYLLDEKMNASQRTEILRDLFDTADGIGISYLRLTIGASDFSLSDFSYDDVPAGQTDFNLEHFTLEKDLEDVIPVLKEILQISPSIKLMGSPWSPPAWMKTSGSMKGGKLRTDCYSVYADYFVRYIQGMAQEGIHIASVTPQNEPLYFTAGYPCMEMQPAEQAAFIKGYLGPKFESAGITTQIIIYDHNYDNANYAITVLNDPDAKKHITGSAFHAYGGDVSGMSTVHYAHQDKGLYFTEISGGGWATDFSDNLMWFTKNIFIGTAINWSKNALLWNLVLDQSYGPTNNGCSNCRGVVTLNTANQTITKNEEYYAIAHFSKFVRPGAERISAPLPVELNGVSGIAFQNPDGSKAMILCNDGSGFQTFTVNDNQKYFSYTVPPQSVATLIW; encoded by the coding sequence ATGAATCTCAACGCTTTTATTAAAATGAGTGCCTCCTTCCGATTTCTGCTTCCCCTTGGCATTGTCTTCCTGCTCCTGAGCTGCTGCAACAAGGAAACCTCCGGCCCGCCCGACCCACCACCCGGCCCGGACACCCTCGGCCTGGTGAAAGTTTACATGACCAAGGGCGACAAATCCAAACTGCTGAACCGGGAAGGCGACCTGCCGATACTTGAGACAGGTTCCGTAAACTGGCCGGTGATTACCATCGACACCACTGCACGGTTCCAGTCCATGGAAGGATTCGGAGCAGCCCTGACCGGCTCCTCCGCTTACCTGCTCGACGAAAAAATGAATGCTTCCCAGCGCACGGAGATCCTGCGTGATCTTTTCGACACTGCGGACGGCATCGGCATTTCCTACCTGCGGCTGACCATCGGCGCATCCGACTTCTCCCTCTCCGATTTCTCCTACGACGACGTGCCTGCGGGTCAGACCGACTTTAATCTGGAACACTTCACCCTGGAAAAAGACCTGGAGGATGTCATCCCGGTTTTAAAGGAAATCCTGCAAATATCTCCTTCCATAAAATTAATGGGTTCCCCGTGGAGCCCTCCGGCCTGGATGAAGACCAGCGGAAGCATGAAGGGAGGCAAACTGAGGACAGACTGCTATAGCGTTTATGCCGACTATTTTGTGAGATACATCCAGGGGATGGCACAGGAGGGAATCCATATCGCTTCGGTCACTCCCCAGAATGAACCGCTTTATTTTACGGCTGGCTACCCCTGCATGGAAATGCAGCCCGCAGAGCAGGCCGCTTTCATCAAGGGGTACCTTGGACCAAAATTCGAATCTGCCGGTATTACAACGCAGATCATCATCTATGACCACAACTACGATAATGCGAATTATGCAATCACTGTCCTGAACGATCCGGATGCAAAAAAACATATCACTGGTTCTGCGTTTCACGCTTACGGAGGCGATGTTTCAGGGATGAGCACCGTTCATTACGCCCACCAGGACAAGGGATTGTACTTTACGGAGATCTCCGGCGGAGGATGGGCAACGGATTTTTCGGATAACCTGATGTGGTTCACCAAAAACATCTTCATTGGAACAGCTATCAACTGGTCGAAAAATGCGTTGCTCTGGAACCTTGTCCTCGACCAGTCCTACGGTCCGACCAATAACGGATGTTCCAATTGCCGGGGCGTCGTAACCCTGAATACGGCTAACCAGACGATCACCAAAAATGAAGAATATTACGCCATTGCGCATTTTTCCAAATTTGTGCGTCCCGGAGCCGAAAGAATATCAGCGCCCTTACCCGTGGAACTGAACGGGGTCAGCGGGATCGCTTTTCAAAATCCTGACGGATCGAAGGCAATGATCCTGTGCAACGATGGATCCGGCTTCCAGACATTCACGGTAAATGATAACCAGAAATACTTCAGTTATACGGTTCCGCCTCAATCGGTAGCAACCCTGATATGGTAA
- a CDS encoding PKD domain-containing protein, with translation MKKLLQLSMAFLLLFAIASMTSCKDDEEEEPEVLASFTSVADGLTVTFTNTSQNAATYLWDFGDTQTSTEVSPVHTYADLGTYTVKLTAYSPKGKLHTYQNNVTCVDPDAELTKLVGTFEEGQKTWRLIRDVSTGVYPLEVGPADHSTIWWAFGLQEDLANRTCMLNDEWTFVREGSKMLFRANGDYWAEGGVFNPANICASTDQMLGPNGEDLSAWGDGDHTFVLNMTATPPTLQVVGLGAYIGLCKEGTGTEVTVPQQEVTYEIISLVDGTTDSLIVQGSYMDNGGYWRFALVHYDNPADEPPIPQPKPVPAYDMVVDGLTVTFTNTTQYGQTYLWDFGDGQTSTEKDPVHVYAAGGFFNVTMTATNSFGSASLLKPLFLVGNTPPLTADLLQGGPWKIVVAEKTIFVGSTMGNSDWWAVPLSFLTGGGTGGDDWSCMVDDEFTFGAGGVYTYDGKGLVRNDGYLVAGGQNGCVEESAVTGNGTYFLSGTHSWALTPAAGENRALITLTNGPDRAAFIGFYKGYYGGENTDSNNPPNGGNPTNIYDVMGYAQGVTYEYLFVSVDLDGAGPGTSSWSAILYR, from the coding sequence ATGAAAAAACTACTGCAATTATCCATGGCATTCCTCCTTCTCTTTGCCATTGCCAGCATGACATCCTGCAAAGATGATGAAGAAGAAGAACCCGAGGTTCTGGCCAGTTTTACTTCTGTTGCCGATGGACTTACTGTAACGTTTACGAATACATCGCAAAACGCAGCCACGTACCTGTGGGATTTCGGCGATACCCAAACCTCAACTGAAGTGAGCCCTGTGCACACGTATGCTGATCTGGGTACCTATACGGTCAAACTAACCGCTTATTCTCCCAAAGGAAAGCTCCACACGTACCAGAACAATGTTACCTGTGTTGACCCCGATGCTGAATTGACCAAACTGGTGGGAACCTTTGAAGAAGGTCAAAAGACGTGGAGACTGATCCGTGACGTGAGCACGGGGGTTTACCCGCTCGAAGTCGGTCCCGCGGATCATTCCACCATCTGGTGGGCCTTTGGGCTCCAGGAAGACCTTGCCAACCGTACCTGTATGCTGAACGATGAATGGACTTTTGTGCGTGAGGGAAGTAAAATGTTATTCAGGGCCAATGGTGATTACTGGGCAGAAGGGGGCGTTTTTAACCCTGCCAATATCTGTGCAAGTACGGATCAGATGCTTGGGCCCAATGGTGAAGACCTGTCAGCCTGGGGTGATGGAGATCATACCTTTGTTCTGAACATGACAGCCACCCCGCCTACACTTCAGGTAGTGGGACTGGGTGCTTACATTGGCCTGTGCAAGGAAGGAACCGGGACAGAGGTTACCGTTCCTCAACAGGAAGTCACCTATGAAATCATTTCGCTGGTCGACGGAACGACCGATAGCCTGATCGTACAGGGTTCCTATATGGATAATGGAGGATACTGGAGATTCGCACTGGTTCACTATGACAATCCTGCTGATGAGCCTCCCATCCCTCAACCCAAGCCGGTTCCGGCCTATGATATGGTCGTTGATGGACTGACGGTAACCTTTACCAATACAACGCAGTACGGACAGACCTATCTGTGGGATTTCGGCGACGGACAGACCTCGACCGAAAAAGATCCGGTTCATGTTTACGCAGCGGGCGGATTCTTCAACGTCACAATGACCGCCACCAATTCCTTCGGCAGCGCCAGCCTTCTGAAACCCTTGTTCCTGGTTGGCAACACCCCGCCTCTCACCGCAGATCTGCTTCAGGGTGGTCCCTGGAAGATCGTTGTGGCTGAAAAGACCATTTTCGTCGGATCCACCATGGGCAATTCCGACTGGTGGGCAGTGCCACTGAGCTTCCTGACCGGCGGCGGAACCGGTGGTGATGACTGGTCATGCATGGTGGATGATGAATTCACCTTCGGCGCTGGCGGTGTCTACACCTATGATGGAAAAGGCCTGGTCCGCAACGACGGATACCTTGTTGCTGGAGGACAGAATGGTTGTGTTGAAGAGTCTGCAGTGACGGGAAATGGAACGTACTTCCTTTCAGGTACCCACTCGTGGGCATTGACTCCTGCTGCAGGAGAAAACAGAGCGCTCATCACGTTGACGAACGGTCCTGACAGAGCAGCCTTCATTGGTTTCTACAAAGGATACTACGGTGGCGAAAATACCGATAGCAACAATCCTCCCAACGGCGGAAACCCGACCAATATCTATGATGTGATGGGCTATGCCCAGGGAGTGACCTATGAGTATCTGTTCGTTTCTGTAGACCTTGACGGGGCTGGACCTGGTACTTCGTCCTGGTCAGCGATTCTCTACCGGTAA
- a CDS encoding family 16 glycosylhydrolase gives MKSLFTILLTSAAFLCFSQETLLWSDEFNGSGVPDPEKWSYDLGASGWGNNEIQNYTDSYQNARMEGGVLAIEAHKYGTSWTSARLQTNNKFEFKYGRVVFRAKLPRGSGTWPALWMLGENFNTAGWPGCGEIDVMEHVGKNPGNVHVSLHTPSSHGNTVNTSWKYVIGFDTAFHTYQANWTPEKIEFSIDSVLLYTYNPFFKNASTWPFDKPFFIIMNIAMGGNWGSDPQYETGGLKNGIDPALTMARMEIDYVRVYQDSSGSSSLDQPFENGNPQDFKNTIIAPNPTSGILQIDLPAGILADGSLYNTVGERIHHFESASDYVEIDMSVLNKGLYFITLQSKGKYLTQKIIVQ, from the coding sequence ATGAAATCACTGTTCACGATCCTGTTAACATCCGCTGCATTCCTGTGCTTTTCACAGGAAACACTGCTCTGGAGTGATGAATTCAATGGCTCCGGCGTTCCTGACCCGGAAAAATGGTCGTACGACCTTGGCGCCAGCGGATGGGGCAACAATGAAATTCAAAACTATACCGACAGCTATCAGAATGCGCGAATGGAAGGCGGCGTTCTGGCCATCGAAGCTCATAAATACGGTACATCCTGGACTTCCGCACGCCTGCAGACCAACAACAAATTTGAATTCAAATACGGCCGCGTGGTCTTCCGTGCCAAGCTTCCCCGCGGCAGCGGAACCTGGCCCGCCCTGTGGATGCTCGGCGAAAACTTCAACACCGCAGGCTGGCCGGGCTGCGGCGAAATTGACGTGATGGAACACGTGGGAAAAAATCCGGGCAATGTGCATGTCAGCCTGCATACCCCTTCCAGCCACGGGAATACGGTAAATACCTCCTGGAAATATGTAATAGGATTCGATACCGCATTCCATACCTACCAGGCAAACTGGACACCGGAAAAAATCGAGTTCAGCATCGACAGCGTATTGCTCTATACGTATAACCCCTTCTTCAAAAATGCTTCAACGTGGCCCTTCGACAAACCCTTCTTCATCATCATGAACATCGCCATGGGCGGCAACTGGGGCAGTGATCCCCAATATGAAACCGGAGGCCTCAAAAATGGCATTGATCCGGCCCTCACCATGGCCCGGATGGAAATTGACTACGTGAGAGTGTATCAGGACTCTTCCGGTTCATCATCCCTTGACCAGCCATTCGAAAATGGTAATCCACAGGATTTCAAAAATACGATCATTGCACCCAACCCCACCAGCGGGATCCTGCAGATCGATCTGCCTGCCGGCATCCTGGCCGATGGATCCCTGTATAACACCGTCGGTGAAAGGATCCATCATTTCGAATCAGCCAGTGACTATGTCGAAATCGACATGTCGGTACTCAACAAAGGTCTTTATTTTATAACCCTCCAGTCGAAAGGAAAATATCTGACACAGAAAATTATTGTACAATAA
- a CDS encoding RagB/SusD family nutrient uptake outer membrane protein encodes MKKIFFPVILLLGIIVTSCEDFLEMEPVSQGIAVENTNADSILYKTANEVEAALAGAYSDFKNEYFQIDYYVNGDAQGDDCYAGADNAANFQIDDYNIDAINSNVSRDWGYLYSTIGKANAVINNVEAVSDPGLTSQRKKEILGEASFIRAFMYFQLVQLWGDVPLQLKEVSTISAETLEEIYPLLYPPRTAKAEVYQQIIADLEIALANVKATAENKGYATKGTINALLAKVYATQEPHDWNKVKQYCDAVIAGGYSLMPNFDDLWNNSQENCAESIFEINYNGGSTDGNWGAKMWRGTDWKKFNIPSNDLVKAFDEEQDVIRKEASIIWQDVTGIWSDEHWPQTNYPFLNKWRNFVEGSDQNYIIYRLADILLLKAEALNELGDVAGAASLVNQIRTRAELPNTTASSQDAMRLAIEKERRLELVFEGHRWYDLKRTGRAIEVINNVTGVGGAPIGYNLTQERLIWPIPQSELDKNVNLTQNPGY; translated from the coding sequence ATGAAAAAGATATTTTTTCCTGTCATTTTACTCCTTGGGATCATCGTCACTTCGTGCGAGGATTTTCTGGAAATGGAACCTGTTTCACAGGGCATTGCCGTTGAGAACACCAATGCGGACTCCATCCTGTACAAGACAGCCAACGAAGTGGAAGCGGCACTTGCCGGTGCATACTCGGATTTTAAGAATGAGTATTTCCAGATTGATTACTACGTCAATGGAGACGCCCAGGGAGACGATTGCTATGCAGGCGCCGACAATGCGGCCAATTTCCAGATCGATGACTACAACATCGACGCCATCAATTCCAATGTCAGTCGTGACTGGGGATACCTGTACTCCACCATCGGCAAGGCCAATGCAGTGATCAACAATGTGGAAGCGGTATCCGATCCCGGGCTGACATCCCAGCGAAAGAAGGAGATCCTCGGGGAAGCTTCTTTTATCAGGGCTTTCATGTATTTTCAACTGGTACAGCTCTGGGGAGACGTACCCTTGCAACTGAAAGAGGTCAGCACGATCAGTGCTGAAACACTGGAAGAGATCTATCCGCTGCTGTACCCGCCCCGTACTGCCAAGGCAGAAGTGTATCAACAGATCATTGCCGACCTGGAAATTGCCCTGGCCAATGTGAAAGCTACAGCAGAAAATAAAGGATATGCAACGAAAGGTACGATCAATGCTCTTCTGGCAAAGGTATATGCCACCCAGGAACCGCATGACTGGAACAAGGTGAAACAGTACTGCGATGCGGTCATCGCTGGAGGATACTCCCTGATGCCCAACTTTGATGACCTGTGGAACAATTCACAGGAGAACTGTGCGGAATCCATCTTCGAGATCAATTACAACGGGGGAAGCACCGACGGCAACTGGGGTGCGAAGATGTGGCGCGGTACGGACTGGAAAAAGTTCAACATCCCGTCGAACGACCTGGTCAAGGCTTTTGATGAAGAGCAGGACGTGATCCGCAAGGAGGCTTCCATCATCTGGCAGGATGTTACCGGCATATGGTCGGATGAGCACTGGCCACAGACCAATTATCCGTTCCTGAACAAATGGCGCAATTTTGTGGAAGGAAGCGACCAGAATTACATCATCTACCGCCTTGCGGATATCCTGTTGCTGAAGGCCGAAGCACTCAACGAACTGGGGGACGTCGCAGGCGCCGCCTCCCTGGTGAACCAGATCAGAACACGTGCCGAGCTCCCCAACACTACCGCATCCAGCCAGGACGCCATGCGCCTGGCCATCGAAAAAGAACGGCGGCTGGAGCTGGTCTTCGAAGGGCACCGCTGGTATGACCTGAAGCGCACGGGCAGGGCCATCGAAGTGATCAACAATGTTACGGGTGTGGGAGGTGCCCCGATCGGGTACAACCTGACGCAAGAAAGGCTGATATGGCCAATTCCCCAGTCGGAACTGGATAAAAACGTCAACCTGACACAAAATCCGGGGTATTAA
- a CDS encoding TonB-dependent receptor — MFLSLSLFGQDRNITGKVTGPDGMGLPGVTVLVTGTTTGTVTDLDGFYKLAVSQGATLRFSYIGYATQEVQVQSQSTIDVVLEEDISLLNEVVVIGYGTQKKADLTTAVATVGEEVLKDRPIVSPVEALQGKAAGVQVIQPSGKPGSDLSVRVRGSTSVLAGNEPLYVVDGVPTTDINGLNPNDIESMTILKDASSAAIYGARAANGVVLVTTKRGKENKPVISFNTYFGASKFNDSRMIDVLNTFDYRELINEIMPGSLDPSATTFGVWSDSVFGIGTKQSYQLSVGGGTEKTRYFVSGGYLSDQGIIEPARFDRTSIRINLDNDLTGWLKIGTNLNLIHSRTKDTPDNASSGRGGVLMSTLNTPPFLHIWKDDSVGWWYDPNPFQPSWENPVAYMDGPDQESVDNRLFGNITGEARIIEGLTFKTNFGIDILNHQWDYYLNGINTTYGRNNNGMGSSDKYNSNTWLWENTLNYTRMFGKHNLAALVGESTQKFKGNDSYISGNDFPDDISVTTLNAANSISASTDVQQWSLASIFGRVMYHYNNKYYLTASVRHDGSSKLAHHWGTMPSFSAGWRISAEPFMQNVNFIDDLKLRGGWGKNGNQEGISNYSRYGLISYYRRPTTNPLSGPSAVQVTYGNPDLKWETTAQSNIGFDLTILRNRVTLSVDAYLKKTSDVLLNVQLPSTSQISFIQTNAGDIENRGIEFNIVSVNLDKVVKWNTEFNMSFNRNEVTALKFPGPYYFGRIYSNNQDVSVVDIGLPLGSFYGYVSEGVDPETGDMIYKDINNNGIFDSGDRTVIGDAQPKFTFGLTNALSWKQFDLNFFFQGSVGNDIYNATRIDLEGMFDSKNQSVAVLDRWTPENRNTDIPRAIGKGNVYNVYNSTRFIEDGTYVRLKSITLAYRAIDHHPKIKAIQSLSVYITGQNLLTFTGYSGFDPEVNAFGTSATELGIDYGTYPQSMSLILGLNVEF; from the coding sequence ATGTTTTTATCCCTGTCCCTCTTCGGACAGGATCGAAACATCACCGGAAAGGTCACTGGCCCAGACGGAATGGGCCTGCCCGGTGTGACCGTTCTGGTGACAGGTACAACCACCGGTACCGTTACCGACCTGGACGGATTCTACAAACTGGCTGTCAGCCAGGGTGCGACCCTCCGGTTCAGCTACATCGGATATGCCACACAGGAGGTACAGGTACAAAGCCAGTCCACCATCGATGTGGTCCTGGAAGAAGATATCTCCCTGCTGAATGAAGTGGTGGTCATCGGTTATGGCACCCAGAAAAAAGCTGATCTGACCACTGCCGTGGCTACGGTCGGCGAAGAAGTACTGAAGGACCGGCCCATTGTATCCCCTGTGGAAGCTCTTCAGGGTAAGGCGGCCGGAGTGCAGGTCATCCAGCCCTCCGGTAAGCCGGGCAGCGATCTTTCGGTGCGTGTCCGTGGCTCAACATCCGTGCTGGCCGGGAATGAACCCCTCTATGTGGTGGATGGCGTTCCCACAACGGACATCAACGGACTGAACCCCAACGACATTGAATCCATGACCATCCTCAAAGATGCTTCCTCCGCAGCCATCTACGGAGCACGGGCGGCAAACGGTGTGGTGCTGGTTACCACCAAAAGAGGAAAGGAAAACAAACCGGTCATCAGTTTCAACACCTACTTCGGCGCCTCCAAATTCAATGACAGCCGGATGATCGATGTTTTGAACACATTCGACTACCGTGAACTGATCAACGAGATCATGCCGGGAAGCCTCGATCCCTCCGCCACGACCTTCGGCGTCTGGAGTGACTCGGTTTTCGGCATTGGCACCAAACAGTCCTATCAGCTCTCGGTTGGCGGCGGAACGGAAAAAACCCGCTATTTTGTCTCGGGGGGATACCTGAGCGACCAGGGGATCATTGAACCTGCACGGTTCGACCGGACCTCCATCAGGATCAACCTCGACAACGATCTGACCGGCTGGCTGAAGATCGGGACAAATCTTAACCTGATCCATTCCAGGACAAAGGATACACCTGACAATGCAAGTTCAGGAAGAGGCGGGGTCCTCATGAGCACACTGAACACTCCGCCCTTTCTGCATATCTGGAAGGATGACAGCGTGGGCTGGTGGTACGATCCCAATCCTTTCCAGCCGTCCTGGGAAAATCCGGTCGCCTATATGGACGGTCCGGATCAGGAGTCGGTTGATAACCGTTTGTTCGGTAACATCACCGGGGAAGCCCGGATCATCGAGGGCCTGACGTTCAAAACAAACTTTGGCATCGACATCCTCAACCACCAGTGGGATTATTACCTGAACGGGATCAATACAACCTACGGACGTAACAACAACGGAATGGGAAGTTCAGATAAGTACAACAGCAATACCTGGCTGTGGGAAAATACCCTGAACTACACCCGGATGTTCGGAAAACATAATTTGGCGGCCCTTGTGGGAGAAAGCACCCAAAAATTCAAAGGGAACGACTCCTACATATCAGGAAACGATTTCCCGGATGATATCTCTGTCACCACCCTGAACGCGGCCAATAGCATCTCGGCCTCGACCGATGTTCAGCAGTGGTCCCTTGCCTCCATATTCGGACGTGTAATGTATCATTACAACAATAAATATTACCTGACGGCCAGCGTACGTCACGATGGTTCCTCGAAGCTGGCCCACCACTGGGGCACCATGCCCTCCTTCTCGGCAGGCTGGAGGATCTCCGCTGAGCCCTTTATGCAAAATGTGAACTTTATTGACGATCTGAAACTGCGCGGAGGCTGGGGAAAGAACGGCAACCAGGAAGGCATCTCCAATTATTCACGCTATGGCCTGATCTCCTATTACCGCCGTCCAACAACGAACCCGCTGTCAGGACCCTCCGCCGTCCAGGTAACCTATGGGAACCCAGACCTAAAATGGGAAACGACCGCGCAATCCAATATCGGTTTCGACCTTACGATCCTGCGCAACCGCGTCACCCTGTCGGTGGATGCCTATCTGAAGAAAACCAGCGACGTCCTGCTGAACGTTCAGCTGCCCAGTACGTCGCAGATCTCATTCATCCAGACCAATGCCGGGGATATCGAAAACAGGGGGATCGAATTCAATATCGTTTCCGTCAACCTGGATAAGGTCGTTAAATGGAATACCGAGTTCAACATGTCGTTTAACCGGAACGAGGTCACCGCACTCAAGTTCCCCGGGCCTTACTATTTCGGACGTATATACAGCAACAACCAGGATGTTTCCGTTGTTGATATCGGACTGCCCCTGGGAAGTTTCTATGGGTATGTATCCGAAGGTGTTGATCCCGAAACCGGTGACATGATCTACAAGGACATCAACAACAATGGCATTTTTGATTCGGGCGACCGTACGGTAATTGGTGACGCACAGCCTAAATTCACGTTCGGACTTACCAACGCGTTATCCTGGAAACAATTTGACCTGAACTTTTTCTTCCAGGGCAGTGTGGGGAACGATATCTACAATGCCACGCGCATCGATCTCGAGGGGATGTTCGACAGCAAGAACCAATCCGTAGCCGTATTGGACCGCTGGACACCGGAAAACAGGAATACCGATATACCGAGGGCCATCGGAAAGGGTAATGTTTACAACGTTTACAATTCCACACGGTTCATTGAGGATGGAACGTACGTAAGGTTAAAATCGATCACCCTTGCCTACAGGGCAATCGATCATCATCCCAAAATCAAGGCCATTCAGAGTCTTTCGGTCTACATTACAGGTCAAAACCTGCTGACCTTCACTGGTTACAGCGGCTTTGACCCGGAAGTGAATGCTTTTGGAACCAGCGCCACGGAACTGGGAATTGACTACGGCACCTATCCGCAGTCTATGTCATTGATCCTCGGACTGAATGTTGAATTTTAA
- a CDS encoding glycoside hydrolase family 30 protein gives MKRILFCLLFGFAYLLPYSQPGTRTDVTDRQVQIYTTAENTAFRLTRTDVQAFSHFGQPFENQPCIFVDPSKAFQRFVGIGGALTDASAETFAKLSPETQEAFLRACFNKNDGICYSIARTNINSCDFSSDSYTYVNENDTALASFSVAHDEQYKIPFIKRAMEAAQGELPLFVSPWSPPAWMKDNDNMLQGGKLLPDFYQAWANYFVKFIQAYENQGIPIWGLTVQNEPMAKQTWESCMYTAEEERDFIKTYLGPTLYANGMNEKKLIAWDHNRDLIYHRASCILSDTAAAKYVWGIGFHWYESWTGAPTPQNVKLVAESWPRKQLLLTEACNYPFSWLTFNQWHWGENYGAAMISDFNNGACAWTDWNILLDENGGPNHVRNFCFAPIHADTKKDTLHFMNSYYYIGHFSKFIRLGAKRIACSSNRAQLLTTGFRNTDGTYAVIVMNPGDTEVSYRFYIGEMALETKSLPHSITTLVF, from the coding sequence ATGAAACGAATCCTATTTTGCCTTTTGTTTGGTTTCGCGTACCTGCTTCCCTATTCCCAGCCTGGTACGAGGACAGATGTTACAGACCGCCAGGTACAGATCTATACGACAGCTGAAAATACAGCATTCAGGCTGACCCGGACGGATGTGCAAGCGTTTTCCCACTTTGGCCAGCCTTTTGAGAACCAGCCGTGCATTTTTGTGGATCCCTCAAAAGCGTTCCAGAGATTCGTCGGCATTGGCGGGGCGTTGACGGATGCCTCAGCGGAAACATTCGCCAAATTATCCCCTGAAACGCAGGAAGCATTTCTGCGGGCCTGCTTCAACAAAAACGACGGAATTTGCTATTCCATTGCACGTACCAACATCAACAGCTGCGATTTTTCCAGCGACAGTTATACCTATGTCAACGAAAATGACACGGCGCTGGCCTCTTTTTCCGTTGCACACGATGAGCAGTACAAGATTCCTTTCATCAAAAGGGCAATGGAGGCTGCTCAGGGGGAACTTCCGCTCTTTGTCAGTCCCTGGAGTCCGCCCGCCTGGATGAAGGATAATGACAATATGCTGCAGGGCGGGAAACTGCTTCCGGACTTTTATCAGGCCTGGGCCAATTATTTCGTAAAATTCATTCAGGCCTACGAAAACCAGGGAATTCCCATCTGGGGATTGACCGTTCAAAACGAACCCATGGCCAAACAGACCTGGGAATCCTGCATGTATACGGCTGAGGAAGAACGCGATTTCATCAAAACATATCTCGGACCCACCCTTTACGCGAACGGGATGAATGAAAAAAAACTCATTGCGTGGGATCATAACCGTGATCTGATCTACCACAGGGCTTCCTGTATATTGAGCGATACTGCCGCTGCAAAATATGTCTGGGGTATTGGCTTCCACTGGTACGAAAGCTGGACCGGCGCCCCCACACCGCAAAATGTGAAGCTGGTGGCGGAATCCTGGCCCAGAAAACAGTTGCTGCTTACCGAAGCCTGTAATTACCCGTTCAGCTGGTTAACCTTTAACCAGTGGCACTGGGGCGAGAACTACGGCGCAGCCATGATCAGCGACTTCAACAACGGAGCGTGCGCCTGGACCGACTGGAACATTCTCCTGGATGAAAACGGCGGGCCCAACCATGTCAGGAATTTCTGCTTCGCACCAATTCACGCTGATACAAAGAAGGATACGCTGCATTTCATGAATTCTTATTATTATATCGGCCATTTTTCCAAATTCATCCGCCTCGGTGCAAAAAGAATTGCGTGCTCATCCAACAGGGCGCAGTTGCTCACCACCGGGTTCCGCAACACCGACGGAACCTATGCCGTCATTGTGATGAACCCGGGAGATACGGAGGTCAGCTATCGCTTTTATATCGGCGAAATGGCTCTGGAAACGAAAAGTCTGCCGCATTCGATCACTACACTGGTCTTCTAA